In the genome of Salinirussus salinus, one region contains:
- a CDS encoding DUF932 domain-containing protein, with amino-acid sequence MDELYETAETLPEVDRHDVYAHHTGEDDWEEVPYRDSLWTDDGRATGVVSSSDDFYNIIQYGDILETVGDAVDRHEDVEPRGQVSVSPTAHKMSAKIDFDGATVYAAEDDPIDLGLQVRSGHSGFHGLKYDVGAERQVCSNGMTAFISELGFDQTHSEPFQPGLAYNAVDAVIESPAEIEHRLAQAQNRELMNQDEALLVLMDTGIDRYLENPVPDLLNAMHDEVEDPESPTLWETYNTATRALTHYTQDVPDYELAQGFEQAAQLLESGGNDVPEPENLGRSAVYNRSRDLIEQGDSEPYWPDEENALRELMEEHELEA; translated from the coding sequence TTGGACGAGCTTTACGAAACCGCAGAAACACTGCCGGAGGTGGATCGGCACGATGTCTACGCCCATCACACTGGGGAGGATGACTGGGAGGAGGTGCCGTACCGGGACAGTTTGTGGACTGACGACGGCAGAGCCACGGGTGTTGTTTCCAGCAGCGATGATTTCTACAACATCATTCAGTACGGGGATATCCTGGAGACGGTTGGAGACGCGGTGGACAGGCACGAGGATGTGGAGCCACGCGGCCAGGTCTCGGTGTCTCCTACTGCGCACAAGATGAGTGCGAAAATAGATTTTGACGGTGCAACGGTGTACGCTGCTGAGGATGATCCTATCGACCTTGGTTTACAGGTTCGGAGCGGCCACAGTGGTTTCCACGGTTTGAAGTATGACGTGGGTGCGGAGCGCCAGGTATGCAGTAACGGGATGACCGCTTTCATCTCCGAACTGGGTTTTGACCAGACCCACAGTGAGCCGTTCCAGCCCGGTCTAGCTTACAACGCTGTTGATGCTGTGATCGAGTCGCCGGCGGAGATCGAGCACCGGCTGGCTCAGGCTCAGAACCGGGAGTTGATGAATCAGGATGAGGCCCTTTTGGTGTTGATGGATACAGGGATCGACCGGTATCTGGAGAACCCTGTACCTGATCTATTGAATGCGATGCACGATGAGGTGGAGGATCCGGAGTCTCCGACGCTCTGGGAGACGTACAACACGGCTACACGCGCGTTGACTCATTACACGCAGGATGTGCCGGATTATGAACTGGCGCAAGGGTTTGAGCAGGCTGCCCAGCTTCTGGAGAGCGGTGGTAACGATGTTCCGGAGCCTGAGAACCTTGGTCGTTCAGCGGTCTACAATCGGTCGCGTGATTTGATCGAGCAGGGTGATTCGGAGCCTTACTGGCCGGACGAGGAAAACGCGCTTAGAGAATTGATGGAGGAGCACGAGCTCGAAGCTTGA
- a CDS encoding pilin, translating to MFAKLPRKTLKLWVFGLTSTALIQPAAAQNATDQLPCEPSDGLVPLFDFLNSITELAFLAGVGLATLTFVVAGICLILPGQDYTRLGKKIAKNGLIGAILLLSANMITSYLVAQLGANICA from the coding sequence ATGTTCGCAAAACTCCCGCGGAAGACCCTAAAACTCTGGGTCTTCGGCTTGACCAGTACCGCACTGATACAACCAGCCGCAGCACAGAACGCAACGGATCAGCTTCCCTGTGAACCCTCGGATGGACTGGTGCCGTTGTTCGACTTCCTGAACTCGATCACGGAGCTGGCGTTCCTGGCAGGTGTCGGCCTTGCCACGTTGACGTTCGTGGTCGCCGGTATCTGCCTGATCCTGCCGGGACAGGACTACACGCGCCTGGGAAAGAAGATAGCTAAGAACGGGTTGATCGGGGCTATCCTGCTCCTGTCTGCGAATATGATCACCTCGTACCTCGTCGCTCAACTGGGGGCGAACATCTGTGCCTGA
- a CDS encoding restriction endonuclease subunit S yields the protein MTSEQKELEGFDESPEMEENEWKEVIFSDVIEINDYPSAEKGEEYKSIGMSDVAQNVRKIQSWEVKEYSYSRPRFRNGQTLMARITPCLENGKTAFVDILDDDELAIGSTEFIVLSDTKETLPKFVYYTARRPEIRQFSIKRMTGTSGRQRVPLDIFDDKKIKIPPITEQKKIVEILDAFDSKIEVNNRVNENLEKISKALFKSWFVEFEPYDTFKETDLGKIPEDFEVVEFSDISNTEGGGTPDTEEDSFWGEDILWLTPKEVAPLTSSVAFDSERKLTEKGLKNTSAKVMPKNSTLLYSRGANMGVSVINKEPMATNQGFVCVEPDGVPPHFLFHLVTSNRSKIENRAGGSTYPEISQTSFNEIQIAIPSSKDRIRRFENIAAAIYEDVYNRVQENVYLSELRDTLLPKLMSGEIRVNDINLEELEVSSEV from the coding sequence TTGACTTCCGAGCAAAAAGAGCTAGAGGGATTTGATGAATCTCCCGAAATGGAAGAAAATGAGTGGAAAGAGGTGATATTCTCAGACGTCATTGAAATAAACGACTACCCATCTGCCGAAAAGGGTGAGGAGTACAAATCTATTGGAATGTCTGATGTAGCACAGAATGTGAGGAAAATCCAAAGTTGGGAGGTGAAAGAGTATTCTTATTCAAGGCCTCGATTCAGGAATGGCCAGACTTTGATGGCGAGAATCACACCTTGTCTTGAAAATGGGAAAACCGCTTTTGTAGATATCCTTGATGACGACGAATTAGCTATAGGTTCAACAGAATTCATAGTTTTATCTGACACAAAGGAAACACTCCCGAAGTTTGTCTACTATACTGCTCGAAGACCGGAGATAAGACAATTCTCTATCAAAAGAATGACCGGAACCTCTGGCAGACAGAGAGTCCCTCTGGATATTTTTGACGATAAGAAAATAAAAATACCTCCGATAACTGAACAGAAAAAAATAGTAGAGATATTAGATGCCTTTGATAGCAAGATCGAAGTTAACAACAGAGTTAATGAAAACCTGGAGAAGATCTCAAAAGCTCTTTTCAAATCGTGGTTTGTCGAATTTGAGCCCTATGATACATTCAAAGAGACTGATCTAGGGAAAATACCTGAAGATTTTGAGGTTGTAGAATTCTCAGACATCTCTAATACAGAAGGTGGAGGAACCCCCGACACAGAAGAAGACTCATTCTGGGGTGAAGATATTCTCTGGCTCACTCCAAAAGAAGTGGCTCCGTTGACCTCCTCTGTTGCATTTGACTCTGAGAGGAAACTAACTGAAAAGGGTCTAAAAAATACTTCTGCTAAGGTAATGCCAAAAAATTCTACTCTCCTATATAGCCGAGGCGCAAATATGGGCGTGTCAGTTATTAATAAGGAACCGATGGCGACAAACCAGGGATTCGTCTGTGTTGAGCCAGATGGAGTACCCCCTCATTTTCTGTTCCATTTAGTTACATCGAACCGATCTAAAATAGAAAACAGGGCGGGAGGAAGTACCTATCCTGAGATTAGCCAGACGTCATTTAATGAAATACAGATTGCTATCCCTTCCTCAAAGGATCGTATAAGAAGGTTCGAGAATATTGCTGCTGCTATTTACGAAGATGTCTATAATAGGGTTCAAGAAAATGTGTATCTCAGTGAATTGAGGGATACATTACTGCCAAAACTAATGTCGGGTGAGATAAGGGTTAATGACATTAATCTTGAGGAATTAGAGGTTAGTAGCGAGGTTTAA
- a CDS encoding type I restriction-modification system subunit M: protein MAIAGNSNGELEKKLWETAEKLRGPVDPSEYKDFALGLLFLKNMSDSFEARRQELEEKTHDEDSRYYTEDEKEREYILTHKDEYKRENVFYLPEEARWQYFVDNATDPQIGKKIDDAMRAIEDENPRLKGILPKGYSRSSIASNGSDALEGLINLFADVNLEAENGNQDEDIFGRIYEYFIKQFAMKGGQKGGEFYTPKSVVELMVEILEPYEGRIFDPFSGSGGMFVQSQKFIESHGGDTDKISIYGQEVKESTLQISKMNLYLRGLDGNIKQGDSILNDQHKGLEADYIITNPPFNMSEWGRDSIADDDPRFKYGMPPSSNANYAFIQHMIHHLNDTGMAATVMANGAMSTQSKDGEIREGIIEDDLLDAVIALPKELFYTTSIPACIFILSKGKEKDKYRDRTDETLFVDARDLYTSINRTQNTLEEKHIKKITRKIRAYRGEEDADEYSDEKGFCKVAETDDIRDNRYIITPGRYVGVKEQEGDDEPFEVKMERLSADLRESLQKSNELQDNIEKNLEVLGF, encoded by the coding sequence ATGGCTATCGCGGGAAATTCTAACGGCGAACTTGAAAAGAAACTCTGGGAAACCGCCGAAAAACTACGTGGCCCTGTCGACCCTTCTGAATACAAGGATTTCGCTCTTGGCCTCCTGTTCCTGAAGAATATGTCTGACTCTTTCGAGGCCCGTAGACAGGAACTCGAAGAGAAGACCCACGACGAAGATTCTCGATACTATACTGAGGACGAGAAGGAACGCGAATACATACTAACCCACAAAGACGAATACAAAAGAGAGAACGTATTCTACCTTCCTGAAGAGGCCCGCTGGCAATACTTCGTTGACAACGCCACAGACCCACAGATTGGGAAAAAGATCGACGATGCAATGCGGGCAATCGAAGATGAAAACCCGCGCCTCAAAGGGATTCTTCCGAAGGGCTATTCTCGCTCTTCTATAGCCAGTAACGGTTCTGACGCACTTGAAGGCCTGATCAATTTGTTTGCAGACGTCAATTTGGAAGCGGAGAATGGCAATCAGGATGAGGATATCTTCGGCCGTATCTACGAATACTTTATTAAGCAGTTCGCTATGAAGGGCGGACAAAAGGGGGGTGAATTCTACACGCCGAAGAGCGTTGTTGAGCTGATGGTTGAAATCTTGGAGCCCTATGAAGGTCGAATATTCGACCCATTCAGCGGCTCAGGCGGAATGTTCGTACAGAGCCAGAAATTCATCGAAAGCCACGGGGGAGACACCGACAAAATCTCCATCTACGGTCAAGAGGTCAAGGAAAGCACCTTACAGATCTCTAAGATGAACCTTTATCTCCGAGGGCTTGACGGGAACATCAAACAAGGAGATAGCATCCTCAATGATCAGCACAAAGGTCTAGAAGCGGACTATATCATCACGAATCCTCCATTCAATATGAGCGAGTGGGGCAGGGATTCAATCGCAGACGATGATCCCCGTTTCAAATACGGGATGCCGCCATCTAGCAACGCCAACTATGCCTTCATACAGCATATGATTCACCATCTCAACGATACTGGGATGGCAGCCACAGTTATGGCTAACGGGGCAATGTCTACTCAGAGTAAAGACGGGGAAATTCGAGAAGGAATTATTGAAGATGATCTGTTAGACGCTGTAATCGCCCTCCCGAAGGAACTGTTCTATACTACAAGTATTCCTGCTTGTATATTCATTTTGAGTAAAGGGAAAGAAAAAGACAAATACAGAGATAGAACAGACGAGACTCTATTTGTTGATGCAAGAGATCTGTACACGAGTATAAATCGGACTCAAAACACACTTGAAGAAAAACATATAAAGAAAATTACCAGGAAGATCCGAGCCTACAGAGGTGAAGAGGATGCAGATGAATATTCAGATGAGAAGGGTTTCTGCAAAGTAGCGGAAACTGATGATATCAGAGACAACCGGTATATCATAACCCCGGGAAGGTATGTCGGCGTAAAAGAGCAAGAAGGCGATGACGAGCCGTTTGAAGTCAAGATGGAGAGACTTTCTGCCGATCTCAGGGAGAGTCTACAAAAGTCAAATGAGCTGCAAGATAATATTGAGAAGAATTTGGAGGTGCTTGGATTTTGA
- a CDS encoding helix-turn-helix domain-containing protein, giving the protein MNCWNIRWTEISEDVEYGFENIDEVASLMKAFDKPEKIKAYDLLSQGYLREEIVDELDVSESTFYNYRDAFKQNGWIDRRGNLTEEGEFVYDQLQSLDEEYGQFLYQQAVDQLGIDEEDLDSIEDVELPE; this is encoded by the coding sequence TTGAACTGTTGGAATATAAGGTGGACTGAGATTTCAGAAGATGTCGAGTACGGGTTTGAGAATATCGACGAGGTAGCCTCTCTGATGAAGGCTTTTGACAAGCCTGAGAAGATCAAGGCGTATGATCTGCTGTCACAAGGATACCTGAGAGAGGAGATTGTAGACGAGCTGGATGTGAGCGAATCGACGTTCTACAACTACAGAGATGCCTTCAAACAGAATGGTTGGATAGACAGACGTGGCAACCTTACCGAGGAAGGCGAGTTCGTCTACGATCAGCTTCAGAGTCTTGACGAGGAGTACGGCCAGTTCCTGTACCAGCAGGCCGTAGATCAACTCGGTATTGATGAAGAAGACCTGGACTCGATAGAGGATGTAGAACTACCGGAATAA